A part of Camelus ferus isolate YT-003-E chromosome 6, BCGSAC_Cfer_1.0, whole genome shotgun sequence genomic DNA contains:
- the GATM gene encoding glycine amidinotransferase, mitochondrial, with translation MLRVRCLRGGSRGAEAVHYIGSRLGRTVTGWVQRTFQSTQAATASSRNSCAAEDKATDPLPKDCPVSSYNEWDPLEEVIVGRAENACVPPFTVEVKANTYEKYWPFYQKNGGHYFPKDHLKKAVAEIEEMCNILKMEGVTVRRPDPIDWSLKYKTPDFESTGLYGAMPRDILIVVGNEIIEAPMAWRARFFEYRAYRAIIKDYFRRGAKWTTAPKPTMADELYDQDYPIHSVEDRHKLAAQGKFVTTEFEPCFDAADFIRAGRDIFAQRSQVTNYMGIEWMRKHLAPDYRVHIISFKDPNPMHIDATFNIIGPGLVLSNPDRPCHQIDLFKKAGWTIVTPPTPVIPDDHPLWMSSKWLSMNVLMLDEKRVMVDANEVPIQKMFEKLGISTIKVNIRNANSLGGGFHCWTCDVRRRGALQSYFD, from the exons CTTGGAAGAACTGTGACAGGATGGGTGCAGCGAACTTTCCAGAGCACCCAGGCAGCTACAGCTTCCTCCCGGAATTCCTGTGCAGCTGAAGACAAGGCCACTGATCCTTTGCCCAAGGACTGCCCTGTCTCCTCTTACAACGAATGGGACCCCTTAGAGGAAGTGATAGTGGGCAGAGCAGAAAATGCCTGTGTTCCACCATTCACTGTGGAGGTGAAG GCCAACACATATGAAAAGTACTGGCCTTTTTACCAGAAGAATGGGGGCCATTATTTTCCCAAAGATCACTTGAAAAAGGCTGTTGCCGAAATTGAAGAAatgtgcaatattttaaaaatggaaggagTGACAGTGAGGAGGCCCGACCCCATCGACTGGTCGCTGAAGTACAAAACTCCTGATTTTGAGTCTACGG GTTTATATGGTGCGATGCCTCGAGACATCCTGATAGTTGTGGGAAATGAGATTATCGAGGCTCCCATGGCCTGGCGCGCCCGCTTCTTTGAGTACCGCGCATACAGAGCAATTATCAAGGACTACTTCCGCCGCGGGGCCAAGTGGACAACGGCTCCTAAGCCCACAATGGCTGATGAGCTTTATGACCAG GATTACCCCATCCATTCTGtagaagacagacacaaattGGCTGCTCAGGGAAAATTTGTGACGACTGAGTTTGAGCCATGCTTTGATGCTGCTGACTTCATTCGAGCTGGAAGAGATATCTTTGCACAGAGAAGCCAG gTTACAAACTACATGGGCATTGAATGGATGCGTAAGCATCTCGCTCCAGACTACAGAGTGCACATCATCTCCTTTAAAGACCCCAATCCGATGCACATTGACGCCACCTTCAATATCATCGGGCCTGGTCTGGTGCTTTCCAACCCGGACCGCCCCTGTCACCAG ATTGATCTTTTCAAGAAAGCAGGATGGACCATAGTTACTCCTCCAACACCAGTCATCCCGGATG aTCACCCACTCTGGATGTCGTCCAAATGGCTTTCCATGAATGTCTTAATGCTGGATGAAAAGCGTGTTATGGTGGATGCCAACGAAGTCCCGATTCAAAAGATGTTTGAGAAGCTGG GTATCAGTACCATTAAGGTTAACATTCGTAACGCCAATTCCCTGGGAGGAGGCTTCCACTGCTGGACCTGCGATGTCCGGCGCCGAGGCGCTCTGCAGTCCTACTTCGACTGA